In the Helicobacter sp. 'house sparrow 1' genome, ATAATAGGCTTGGGTATCTAAAGACCACCATAAGTGGGTCTTAATAGCTATGGTTACGGGTTTGGCTATGGTTTTTTTCCACTGATCCATTCTAAAATTTAATGTATGGTTAGCATAGATATTATTATCTGAAATGACAGCATATGCCTTCTTATCTTGCACTCTATACTTACCATCATAGGTATAAAAAGCATTGTCTTTAATGATCCATCTTTGATTAGGGTCATTAATCACACAGGGTCTTAAAACAATATAACCCCAACTAGATGTTTTCTTGCCTTCATAGCCTGTAACACTATCAGGGGCTGTAAGACAAAGCCACGTAGAATTGACTTTAAAAGCCACCCTTTGGAAAACATCATAGCGTGAAATACTAGCTGCTCTAGTGCCACAGGTAGAAATATCAAGTAACAGGTAACCTTCGCTGCTATCAAATGTAGGGGTATAACAATAATATTTCCCACCCACATCTACAGTTAGCGTCCTATCGTGAGGACTATCAGCTAGTTTTTGCATCATAGGATCAGACCCTTTTGCATCAGTGCAATTCATAAGTATTAAACCTATGAGTGCAAGTATTGTAAATAAAGCTCTATATTTTGTCCTAATATAAGTAAGTGAATTTTTCAAATTTTTAGCCCCCATTTAATGTGATTATTAGGCATTATAATCTAGATTAGGATAACTTTGTGTTAAAAGATATTGATCTTATCCAATTTTTACACAATCCAAACTCTGTTATTTATACTAAACCCTATTTCAATGGCTGTTGTATTTTGAGCATTTGGATTTCTTAGTTGTTTAAGGAGTGGATTTAAGGTTATTTAAAAAATTTTGTGGCCTAGATATCACAATCACATTTAATAAAAGCAAGTTTGATAAAGAAATATTTTTAAAGGAGAAGATATGTAGATTTTTTTATTTAAGTTGCAGAAAATTTCTAGTTTTATGCAATAAAATTAAGGATGATAGATTGATTATTTTTTGAATTTACTCTCTTTGTATGGGGGATAAAATACACATTTTTAGACAATAAGATAAAAGTTTTCTTGAATTCATAGTCTCTTTGATTTATAATTTACTCATTTTTTACTCAAAATTTCAAGGCATTTTGTGATTAGTCTTAAGTATATTTTTATTAAATATTTTCTTAAATTTTATTCTCCTACCAACTCTAATAAAGAGATGATTGGGATTTTTCAGGCAGAAATTATATTTTTTTACAAAGGATACTCCAAGATAATAAAGAGTTTCAAGAAATGAAAACAAGCAAGTTTTTAACTAAAATCTATGATTATGACTACAATACAAAGGAAAATAGCGCCATTTATGCAGATAGTAAGACTCAAATGTTTATTGAGACTAAAGTTTTTAGCAATAAATCTAAATTTCCACCATTAAAGACCCTTGTTAGTCAGGCATTGAGTAATTCTATTTTGTATTTTTTACAAGAGAGGTATCAATACAAAAACAATTTACTTAAACATATTCTTAGTAATTCTTGTAGGTTCTACATCTTTTTGGGTTTAAAACTAAAACAGAGCAAAAGTTTTTCTCAAAATCTCAAAGCTTCTATTCAAGCCTATTTTATGATGCCTTATAAAGAGGCTATAGAAGAAAAAGCTAGGATACTTAAAGACTTCCCAAAGTATAAATTTTCTTATCGTTTCTTATTTTATAGAGCAAAATCCAAAAATCCTAGCCTAAGAGCTAAAATCAATTTTTTAATCTACAACCTCAATGAGGAAGTAAAAATCATTAAAAGGAAAGAAGTGATATGACAAAACAAGAGCTTGCAAATCTTTTAGGAATTGATGAAGAGAATATTGAAGCAGAATCTAATAAATTTAAAATATCTGATATTGCGATTAAAAAGATTGATGCAAAGTTGTGGCTCAGAGATATAGAAATTGAATTTTGGCGTTGTAGTTTTGAAAAAGTACTTGTTTTTCCACAAAGAAAGTCTGATAAAGGATTATCAATCAGAGCAAAGATACTTTTTCAAGATTGCTCTTTCAAAGGTTTTTTAAATGCAAGAAATAGTGTTTTTGAAAAAGATTTTGAATGTATAAATTGTGATTTTGAAGGAAAAGCTAGTTTTAGTGGTGCAGAATTTATAGGCAGGGTGAATTTTTCCATCTCACGATTTAAAAATGAAGCAAGATTTATAAAGACTAAATTTCAAGCACAGGCTACTACAGATGAGGCAATTGAAAATGATTTTGGAGAGACCCAATTTGAGGGGGATGCTTTATTTGCTTTGAACAATTTTAGTGGGAGGACAAGTTTTGTAATGGCAAAATTTTTAAAAGATGCATTATGGTTTGATATTACTTTTAATCAAGTGTCTTTTAAAAAAACAATTTTTGAAGCTTCTTCTACCTGGCAAAATGTTACTTTTAAAGAAAAAGTAGAATTTAAAAATGTTGTCTTTCAAAAATCTAATTTTTCTGAAGCAAAGTTTATAAGAGATGCAGAATTTGATGGAGTGATATTTAAAGATTTGACAAGTTTTTATAAAACACATTTTTATCAAAAAGCAAATTTTCAAGGAAGTATTTTTGGAGGGATTACTTCATTTGATCAAACCAATTTTGCAACAAAGCCTGATTTTTTGAATTGCACATTTAGCAATCAGTTTAATATCAAGCATCAATACTTACAATATGAATATGATGATATTGTAAATAAGGTAAATAAGGTAAATAAGGTAAATAAGGTAAATAAGGTAAATAAGGTAAATAAGGTAAATAAGGTAAATAAGGTAAATAAGGTAAAAAATCCTCAAATAAAGGACAACCCTTCACTTTGGAGAGATTTATTTAGAAGACTAAAAAGCAATCGTTTGGCATATCATAATCTTATTGATGCTTCTGAACTACGAGTTCAAGAACTCTATGCTAGAGAAATAGAACTAAATGAAAAACAAAACAAAGCCTCATTTAAAGAAAAAATAGAAAAATGGCAACTATGGTTTTATCGCCATACTTCTGATCATCATACCGATTTATTAAAAATCTTTGGATGGATTTTAGCGACAATTGCTTGTTTTGGTGTCTTTTTGGGGATGTCAAGATATGGGCTAGACTTTGGGAGATTTACAGGGGTTTATCAGCTTAGAATTTTCTC is a window encoding:
- a CDS encoding DUF7149 domain-containing protein — protein: MLQDNKEFQEMKTSKFLTKIYDYDYNTKENSAIYADSKTQMFIETKVFSNKSKFPPLKTLVSQALSNSILYFLQERYQYKNNLLKHILSNSCRFYIFLGLKLKQSKSFSQNLKASIQAYFMMPYKEAIEEKARILKDFPKYKFSYRFLFYRAKSKNPSLRAKINFLIYNLNEEVKIIKRKEVI
- a CDS encoding pentapeptide repeat-containing protein; its protein translation is MTKQELANLLGIDEENIEAESNKFKISDIAIKKIDAKLWLRDIEIEFWRCSFEKVLVFPQRKSDKGLSIRAKILFQDCSFKGFLNARNSVFEKDFECINCDFEGKASFSGAEFIGRVNFSISRFKNEARFIKTKFQAQATTDEAIENDFGETQFEGDALFALNNFSGRTSFVMAKFLKDALWFDITFNQVSFKKTIFEASSTWQNVTFKEKVEFKNVVFQKSNFSEAKFIRDAEFDGVIFKDLTSFYKTHFYQKANFQGSIFGGITSFDQTNFATKPDFLNCTFSNQFNIKHQYLQYEYDDIVNKVNKVNKVNKVNKVNKVNKVNKVNKVNKVKNPQIKDNPSLWRDLFRRLKSNRLAYHNLIDASELRVQELYAREIELNEKQNKASFKEKIEKWQLWFYRHTSDHHTDLLKIFGWILATIACFGVFLGMSRYGLDFGRFTGVYQLRIFSDIFSQVAMWFYTDLNHICAWFYNLFFLSLFFSFSRFIASLSVVCLMIAIQPRYILGIGGFLSEKIQSQGIIENFLFVVYSLFMFLLFFSLQKTARKNSIVPN